The following are encoded in a window of Gossypium raimondii isolate GPD5lz chromosome 13, ASM2569854v1, whole genome shotgun sequence genomic DNA:
- the LOC105782661 gene encoding probable indole-3-acetic acid-amido synthetase GH3.1: MAVDSPLSSPLGPPACEKDAKALQFIEEMTRNAESVQQRVLAEILSRNAQTEYLTRFQLNGATDRETFKSKLPVITYEDLQPEIHRIANGDRSAILSAHPISEFLTSSGTSAGERKLMPTIKEELDRRQLLYSLLMPVMNLYVAGLDKGKGLYFLFVKSETRTPGGLLARPVLTSYYKSDHFKTRPYDSYNVYTSPNEAILCPDSFQSTYTQMLCGLLDRHQVLRLGAVFASGLLRAIRFLQLNWRQLAHDMETGSLNSKITDPSLRECIVKTLKPNPELAQFVRHECSKDDWEGIIVRIWPNTKYLDVIVTGAMAQYIPTLDYYSGGLPLACTMYASSECYFGLNLNPMCKPSEVSYTIMPNMAYFEFLPHEPNLDSTGFDFTHELPPKLVDLVDVEVGKEYELVITTYAGLCRYRVGDILRVTGFHNSAPQFHFIRRKNVLLSIDSDKTDEAELQTAVENASHLLREHNASVVEYTSHADTKTIPGHYVVYWELLVKDSTNSPDNDTLEQCCLAMEESLNSVYRQGRVADNSIGPLEIRVVKNGTFEELMDYAISRGASINQYKVPRCVNFTPIMELLDSRVVSAHFSPALPHWSPERSQ, encoded by the exons ATGGCCGTCGATTCGCCTCTCTCGTCTCCGCTAGGTCCGCCGGCGTGCGAGAAAGATGCGAAAGCTTTGCAGTTCATCGAGGAAATGACTCGAAATGCCGAGTCCGTTCAACAGAGAGTCCTCGCTGAAATCTTATCCCGAAACGCACAGACTGAGTACCTCACACGGTTCCAACTCAACGGTGCAACCGACCGAGAAACTTTCAAGTCCAAGCTCCCGGTCATTACTTACGAGGACCTTCAGCCTGAAATCCATCGTATTGCTAATGGCGACCGCTCTGCTATTTTATCTGCCCACCCCATCTCAGAATTCCTCACCAG CTCCGGGACATCAGCTGGTGAGAGGAAACTCATGCCTACAATTAAAGAAGAGCTAGATCGCCGTCAGTTGCTTTACAGTTTGCTCATGCCAGTGATGAATCT TTATGTGGCAGGCTTGGACAAAGGCAAGGGCCTATATTTCTTGTTTGTGAAATCGGAGACAAGGACCCCCGGTGGTCTCTTGGCTCGCCCTGTCCTCACCAGCTACTACAAGAGCGACCATTTCAAGACTCGCCCTTACGATTCTTACAACGTTTACACCAGCCCCAACGAGGCCATCCTCTGCCCCGACTCGTTTCAGAGCACGTACACCCAGATGCTCTGTGGCCTCCTTGACCGCCACCAAGTTCTTCGCCTCGGCGCGGTCTTCGCTTCTGGACTCCTCCGTGCAATCAGGTTCCTTCAGCTCAACTGGCGACAACTCGCACATGATATGGAAACGGGTTCCTTGAACTCGAAAATCACTGACCCTTCATTGAGGGAATGCATTGTTAAGACCCTGAAACCTAACCCCGAGCTTGCCCAGTTCGTCCGCCATGAGTGTTCGAAGGATGATTGGGAGGGGATCATTGTAAGAATTTGGCCTAACACGAAATATCTCGACGTCATTGTAACCGGAGCTATGGCGCAGTATATTCCAACCCTTGATTATTATAGTGGTGGGTTACCTTTGGCTTGCACCATGTATGCTTCGTCTGAATGTTACTTTGGTTTGAACCTGAACCCCATGTGTAAACCGTCGGAAGTTTCTTATACCATCATGCCCAACATGGCGTACTTCGAGTTCTTACCCCACGAGCCTAATCTTGACTCAACTGGTTTCGATTTCACTCATGAATTGCCTCCTAAACTCGTCGACCTCGTGGATGTGGAAGTCGGGAAAGAATATGAGCTCGTGATCACAACCTATGCGGGGCTATGCAGGTACCGAGTGGGCGACATTCTTCGTGTCACCGGTTTCCACAACTCGGCCCCGCAATTCCATTTCATCAGGAGGAAAAACGTGTTGCTCAGCATCGACTCAGACAAAACCGACGAGGCTGAGTTGCAAACGGCGGTCGAGAATGCTTCTCACCTCCTCCGTGAGCACAACGCCAGCGTAGTGGAGTACACGAGTCACGCCGATACAAAAACAATCCCTGGTCATTACGTAGTATACTGGGAATTGTTGGTGAAAGACTCGACCAACTCCCCAGACAATGATACCCTAGAACAATGTTGTTTAGCAATGGAAGAGTCACTGAACTCAGTATACCGGCAAGGGCGAGTGGCGGATAACTCGATCGGACCGCTAGAAATCCGAGTGGTAAAAAACGGGACGTTTGAAGAGTTAATGGATTACGCAATATCAAGAGGAGCATCCATTAATCAATACAAGGTTCCAAGGTGTGTTAATTTCACCCCAATCATGGAGTTGCTGGATTCTAGGGTGGTATCTGCACATTTTAGCCCAGCTTTGCCACATTGGTCCCCAGAAAGAAGTCAATGA
- the LOC128036026 gene encoding ribulose bisphosphate carboxylase large chain-like encodes MPGVLSVASGGIHVWYMPALTEIFGDDFVLQFGGGTLGHPWGNAPGAVANRVALEACVQARNEGRYLTHEGNEIICEASKWSPELAAACEVWKAIKFEFDAVDKLDKPT; translated from the coding sequence ATGCCAGGTGTTCTGTCAGTAGCTTCGGGGGGTATTCACGTTTGGTATATGCCTGCTTTGACCGAGATCTTTGGAGATGATTTCGTACTACAATTCGGTGGAGGAACTTTAGGACACCCTTGGGGAAATGCACCGGGTGCCGTAGCTAATCGAGTAGCTTTAGAAGCATGTGTACAAGCTCGTAATGAGGGACGTTACCTTACCCACGAGGGTAATGAAATTATCTGCGAGGCTAGCAAATGGAGTCCTGAACTAGCTGCTGCTTGTGAAGTATGGAAggcaatcaaatttgaattcgaCGCAGTGGATAAATTAGATAAACCAACttga